The following coding sequences lie in one Pseudoalteromonas sp. Scap06 genomic window:
- the hpf gene encoding ribosome hibernation-promoting factor, HPF/YfiA family translates to MKINLSGHHVDVTDSIKEHINEKFSKIESHFPSLIALDIILSKEHHKFQAEISTNYEGARISVKGENEVMYPAISSAAKKLDAALKHRKGQIKANLHEKPVSTTPEIAHEIIQEMDLN, encoded by the coding sequence ATGAAAATTAATCTTTCTGGTCACCATGTTGACGTTACTGATTCTATTAAAGAACACATTAACGAAAAGTTTTCTAAAATTGAGAGTCATTTTCCATCATTGATAGCGCTCGACATTATTCTTTCAAAAGAGCATCACAAGTTCCAAGCAGAAATTAGTACTAATTATGAAGGTGCGCGAATATCGGTTAAAGGGGAAAACGAGGTTATGTACCCAGCTATTTCCAGCGCAGCTAAAAAACTCGATGCCGCACTAAAGCATCGTAAAGGGCAAATAAAAGCGAACTTACATGAAAAGCCTGTAAGTACCACACCTGAAATAGCACATGAAATCATCCAAGAGATGGATTTAAATTAA
- the rpiA gene encoding ribose-5-phosphate isomerase RpiA, with amino-acid sequence MTQDELKKAAAWAALEFVKENTIVGVGTGSTVNHFIDALGTVKDTIVGAVSSSEASTARLKELGIEVFELNDVAALDVYVDGADEINALNEMIKGGGAALTREKIVAAVAKQFVCIVDDTKLVDTLGDFPLPVEVIPMARSYVARELLKLGGDPVYRQGVVTDNGNVILDVHNLKITHAKQLETQINQIVGVVTNGLFAERGADKVIIGTKNGPQIK; translated from the coding sequence ATGACACAAGATGAATTAAAAAAAGCAGCTGCGTGGGCTGCACTCGAGTTTGTAAAAGAAAACACCATAGTAGGTGTAGGTACAGGCTCAACCGTTAATCACTTTATTGATGCCCTAGGCACAGTTAAAGACACCATCGTTGGTGCAGTATCAAGTTCAGAAGCATCTACAGCGCGCTTAAAAGAGCTTGGCATAGAAGTGTTTGAGCTTAACGATGTAGCAGCACTTGATGTATACGTTGATGGCGCAGATGAAATTAACGCCTTAAATGAAATGATCAAAGGCGGCGGTGCGGCGCTTACCCGCGAAAAAATAGTGGCAGCTGTAGCAAAACAGTTTGTATGTATTGTTGATGATACAAAACTAGTCGATACCTTAGGAGACTTCCCTCTTCCGGTTGAAGTTATTCCGATGGCACGTAGCTACGTTGCCCGTGAATTATTAAAACTAGGTGGTGACCCAGTTTATCGCCAAGGTGTAGTAACCGATAACGGCAACGTTATTTTAGATGTACATAATTTAAAAATTACCCATGCTAAACAGCTTGAAACACAAATAAATCAAATTGTTGGCGTAGTCACCAACGGCCTATTTGCAGAGCGCGGTGCTGATAAAGTAATTATCGGCACTAAAAATGGGCCACAAATTAAATAG
- a CDS encoding NRAMP family divalent metal transporter, whose translation MQYTQSTWKSRLGALGPGILMATAAIGGSHLVASTQAGALFGWQLFWLIVVVNVLKYPFFRFGMEYTLATKNSLVEGYKNQGPGYFYSFIALNIIAAVVNTAGVLLLTASLLHYALPISIPVTLLCWLISAVCLIILLLGHFKALDNVAKAIMGLLTIATITALIIAINNGPVAPVNYVGPSPYELAMLGFMVALMGWMPAPIEISALSSLWLKEKQTQQSVTKSQGLFDFNVGYWLTAGLALVFFSLGALVQYGQSSNIELGGVAFAKQLIDMYALTIGEWARPLVSAIAFLCMFGTTLTVLDGYARTLNESHKLLGFKQSKHSLNTWLILQALAGMAVILFFKSALGPMLTFAMTLAFVTTPVFAWLNFSLVRSEPAIKHSLLLRGLTWLGLVYLVGFAMAFVVWKLM comes from the coding sequence ATGCAGTACACACAAAGCACATGGAAGTCTCGGTTAGGAGCGCTCGGCCCAGGTATTTTAATGGCTACCGCTGCCATTGGTGGCTCACACTTAGTTGCATCGACTCAAGCTGGCGCATTATTTGGCTGGCAGCTATTTTGGCTTATTGTGGTGGTTAACGTTTTAAAGTACCCGTTTTTTCGTTTTGGTATGGAATACACACTCGCTACTAAAAATAGTTTAGTCGAAGGGTATAAAAACCAAGGGCCTGGCTATTTTTACAGTTTTATTGCCCTCAATATTATTGCCGCGGTGGTAAATACCGCGGGCGTATTGTTGCTTACTGCGAGCTTATTACACTACGCATTACCTATTAGTATTCCCGTTACCTTATTGTGCTGGTTAATATCGGCTGTGTGTTTAATTATATTATTACTAGGGCACTTTAAAGCACTCGATAATGTTGCAAAAGCTATTATGGGGCTACTTACTATAGCAACCATAACAGCATTAATTATTGCTATAAATAACGGCCCTGTAGCGCCTGTAAACTATGTTGGTCCCTCACCGTATGAACTTGCCATGTTAGGCTTTATGGTTGCCTTAATGGGGTGGATGCCAGCGCCTATTGAAATTTCGGCTCTGAGCTCGTTGTGGCTTAAAGAAAAACAAACTCAGCAAAGTGTGACTAAAAGCCAAGGCTTATTCGATTTTAATGTAGGTTATTGGTTAACTGCCGGGCTTGCGCTGGTATTTTTTAGTTTAGGTGCGTTAGTGCAATATGGGCAAAGCAGTAATATAGAGCTTGGCGGTGTAGCCTTTGCTAAACAGCTGATTGATATGTATGCACTTACTATTGGCGAGTGGGCAAGGCCTTTGGTATCAGCCATCGCGTTTTTGTGTATGTTTGGCACCACACTCACCGTGCTTGACGGTTACGCCCGGACACTTAACGAATCGCATAAACTTCTAGGTTTTAAGCAATCAAAACACAGCTTAAATACGTGGCTTATATTACAAGCATTGGCCGGTATGGCGGTGATCTTATTTTTTAAATCAGCTCTTGGGCCCATGCTTACCTTTGCCATGACGCTTGCGTTTGTAACCACACCGGTTTTTGCATGGCTTAACTTCAGCCTAGTTCGCTCAGAGCCTGCGATTAAACACAGTCTACTTTTGCGTGGCTTAACCTGGTTAGGCTTGGTGTACTTGGTTGGTTTTGCTATGGCGTTTGTGGTTTGGAAGTTGATGTGA
- the tkt gene encoding transketolase, with translation MPSRKELANAIRVLSMDAVQKAKSGHPGAPMGMADIAEVLWRDYLKHNPTNPEWADRDRFILSNGHGSMLIYSLLHLSGYDLPLDEIKNFRQMHSKTPGHPEYGYAPGIETTTGPLGQGITNAVGMAIAEKALAAQFNREGHDIVDHHTYAFMGDGCLMEGISHEACSLAGTLGLGKLVAFWDDNGISIDGEVEGWFSDDTPARFKAYGWHVISDVDGHNSDAVSAAISEAKSVTDKPTLICCKTVIGYGSPNKSGSHDCHGAPLGDDEIKASREFLGWTGDAFEIPADIYAQWDNKEKGQQLEASWDEKFAAYEQAFPELAAEYKRRTNSDLPADWAEKSQAYIEQLQANPANPASRKASQNALNAFGPLLPEFMGGSADLAGSNLTIWDGSKGLTADDASGNYVYYGVREFGMSAIMNGIALHKGFIPYGATFLMFMEYARNAVRMAALMKQPSIFVYTHDSIGLGEDGPTHQPVEQIASMRLTPNLYNWRPCDQVESAIAWQQAIERKDGPTSLIFTRQGLEQQARDAQQLSDVKKGGYILSCDGNPELILIATGSEVQLAQDSAKELRAQGKKVRVVSMPCTDAFEDQSPEYKESVLPASVSRRVAIEAGIADYWYKYVGLNGAVVGMTTFGESAPANELFEFFGFTVENIVNKANALF, from the coding sequence ATGCCATCTCGCAAAGAACTTGCAAATGCTATTCGCGTCTTGTCAATGGACGCAGTACAAAAGGCCAAATCTGGTCACCCTGGAGCCCCTATGGGCATGGCTGATATCGCAGAAGTATTATGGCGCGATTATCTAAAACATAACCCAACAAATCCAGAGTGGGCTGACCGAGATCGATTTATACTCTCAAATGGTCACGGTTCAATGCTAATTTATTCTCTATTGCATTTAAGTGGTTATGATTTACCACTGGACGAAATTAAAAACTTCCGCCAAATGCACTCTAAAACACCAGGCCACCCAGAATATGGATACGCGCCAGGAATTGAGACCACTACGGGTCCATTAGGTCAAGGGATCACAAATGCCGTAGGTATGGCAATTGCTGAAAAAGCATTAGCCGCTCAATTTAACCGTGAAGGCCATGACATTGTTGATCACCACACTTACGCATTTATGGGTGATGGTTGTTTAATGGAAGGTATTTCTCATGAAGCCTGTTCGCTTGCTGGCACATTAGGCCTAGGCAAGTTAGTGGCATTTTGGGATGACAACGGCATTTCAATCGACGGTGAAGTTGAAGGCTGGTTTAGCGATGACACACCAGCACGTTTTAAAGCATACGGCTGGCATGTAATTAGCGACGTTGATGGCCACAACAGCGATGCTGTAAGTGCTGCAATTAGCGAAGCAAAAAGCGTGACTGACAAACCAACGCTAATTTGTTGTAAAACAGTAATTGGATATGGCTCACCTAATAAATCAGGTAGCCACGATTGTCATGGCGCACCATTAGGTGATGACGAAATTAAAGCATCTCGCGAGTTCTTAGGTTGGACGGGTGATGCATTTGAAATCCCTGCTGACATTTATGCACAGTGGGATAACAAAGAAAAAGGCCAACAGCTTGAAGCAAGCTGGGATGAGAAATTTGCTGCCTACGAGCAAGCATTCCCAGAGCTAGCAGCTGAATACAAACGCCGTACAAATTCAGATTTACCCGCTGATTGGGCTGAAAAGTCACAAGCGTATATTGAGCAGTTACAAGCAAACCCAGCAAATCCAGCATCACGTAAAGCATCGCAAAATGCATTAAACGCATTTGGTCCGTTACTACCTGAGTTTATGGGTGGCTCTGCCGATTTAGCAGGTTCAAACTTAACAATTTGGGATGGCTCTAAAGGCTTAACGGCAGACGATGCAAGTGGTAACTACGTTTACTACGGTGTGCGTGAGTTTGGTATGTCGGCAATTATGAATGGTATTGCACTTCATAAAGGCTTTATTCCTTACGGTGCAACGTTCTTAATGTTTATGGAATACGCACGCAACGCGGTTCGTATGGCTGCATTAATGAAGCAACCAAGCATTTTTGTATACACGCACGATTCAATTGGTTTAGGTGAAGATGGTCCAACTCACCAACCTGTAGAGCAAATTGCCAGCATGCGTTTAACGCCTAACCTTTACAATTGGCGCCCATGTGACCAAGTTGAATCGGCAATTGCATGGCAACAAGCTATTGAACGTAAAGACGGTCCTACATCATTAATCTTTACTCGCCAAGGCTTAGAGCAACAAGCACGTGATGCACAGCAATTAAGCGACGTTAAAAAGGGTGGTTACATCCTAAGTTGTGACGGCAACCCAGAGCTTATTCTTATTGCTACCGGCTCTGAAGTACAACTAGCGCAAGACTCTGCGAAAGAGCTACGTGCGCAGGGTAAAAAGGTACGTGTTGTATCTATGCCGTGTACTGATGCGTTTGAAGATCAATCGCCTGAGTACAAAGAAAGCGTATTACCAGCAAGCGTTTCACGTCGCGTAGCGATTGAAGCGGGTATTGCTGATTACTGGTACAAGTACGTAGGTCTAAATGGCGCCGTAGTCGGTATGACCACCTTTGGCGAGTCGGCACCAGCTAACGAGCTATTTGAATTCTTCGGCTTCACCGTAGAAAACATCGTTAACAAAGCAAACGCATTGTTTTAA
- the serA gene encoding phosphoglycerate dehydrogenase → MSKVSLAKDKIKILLLEGVHQSAVETLKRNGYSNIDYVKTSLPEDELIERIKDVHFVGLRSRTHINESVLNAAEKLVAVGCFCIGTNQVDLNAARERGIAVFNAPFSNTRSVAELVLGEILLLLRGIPQRNAAAHRGGWLKTANGSFEARGKTLGIIGYGHIGTQLGIMAENIGMNVEYYDIEDKLSLGNATQVHNLTQLLQRADIISLHVPETPQTKNLIGTAELAVMKQGSILINASRGTVVDINALAEALTEKKLSGAAIDVFPVEPKSNDEEFISPLREFDNVILTPHIGGSTQEAQENIGIEVAGKLAKYSDNGSTITAVNFPEVSLPELANRSRLLHVHHNRPGVLTQINQAFAQHGINIAAQYLQTDEAIGYVVIDVDTVQSEVALKELSAVEGTIRARILH, encoded by the coding sequence ATGAGTAAGGTATCGTTAGCAAAAGACAAAATTAAAATTCTCTTGCTTGAAGGTGTTCACCAAAGCGCTGTTGAAACGCTAAAACGTAACGGTTATAGCAATATCGACTACGTTAAAACATCGTTGCCAGAGGACGAACTTATAGAGCGCATTAAAGATGTGCACTTTGTAGGGCTTCGTTCTCGTACTCATATTAACGAATCTGTATTAAACGCAGCTGAAAAGCTAGTTGCTGTAGGTTGTTTTTGTATTGGCACAAACCAAGTAGATTTAAACGCAGCGCGTGAGCGTGGTATTGCGGTATTTAATGCACCGTTTTCAAATACTCGCTCTGTAGCTGAGCTTGTACTTGGTGAAATATTGCTGTTATTACGTGGTATTCCACAGCGTAATGCCGCTGCCCATCGTGGCGGCTGGTTAAAAACAGCTAATGGCTCGTTTGAAGCACGCGGCAAAACCTTAGGTATTATTGGTTACGGTCACATTGGAACTCAGTTAGGTATTATGGCTGAAAATATTGGTATGAACGTGGAGTATTACGACATTGAAGACAAACTATCTTTAGGTAATGCTACACAAGTACATAACTTAACGCAGCTGTTGCAACGCGCTGATATTATTAGCTTACATGTTCCAGAGACACCGCAAACTAAAAACCTAATTGGTACAGCAGAGCTTGCCGTGATGAAGCAAGGGTCTATTTTAATTAATGCTTCTCGCGGTACTGTGGTTGACATTAACGCCCTAGCTGAAGCACTAACAGAGAAGAAACTTAGCGGTGCAGCCATTGATGTATTCCCAGTTGAGCCTAAATCAAACGATGAAGAGTTTATTTCGCCACTACGTGAATTCGACAACGTTATTTTAACGCCGCACATTGGGGGTTCTACTCAAGAAGCACAGGAAAACATTGGTATTGAAGTAGCAGGTAAACTCGCTAAGTACTCAGATAATGGCTCAACCATTACTGCAGTTAACTTCCCTGAAGTATCATTGCCTGAACTTGCCAACCGTAGCCGCTTGCTACACGTGCATCACAACCGCCCTGGCGTGCTAACGCAAATTAACCAAGCGTTTGCTCAGCACGGTATTAATATTGCCGCACAGTACTTACAAACGGATGAAGCGATTGGTTACGTGGTTATTGACGTAGATACCGTTCAATCTGAAGTAGCACTAAAAGAACTTAGTGCCGTTGAGGGCACAATTAGAGCTCGTATTCTTCACTAA
- a CDS encoding 5-formyltetrahydrofolate cyclo-ligase, whose protein sequence is MSNNRAQIRHDIRKARNNLSKKQQELAAESLKVNFIQHLKSINSAKKSHIALYLSNDGELDTSLLINELWNTDQAIYLPVIHPFNGANLLFQRYEKNSPMRANRYGILEPKLNCSQICPLPELDYVLMPLVAFDKFGNRLGMGGGFYDRTLARLYEQHWQQPQLIGLAHACQQVDELPIESWDVPLKTIITPDKIYCW, encoded by the coding sequence ATGAGTAATAATCGCGCACAAATAAGACACGATATTCGTAAAGCACGTAATAACCTATCAAAAAAACAGCAAGAATTAGCCGCCGAATCGCTTAAAGTGAATTTTATTCAACACTTAAAAAGCATAAATTCGGCCAAAAAAAGTCATATCGCGCTTTATTTAAGTAATGATGGAGAATTAGATACCTCATTGTTAATTAATGAATTATGGAACACTGACCAGGCTATTTACTTGCCCGTAATTCATCCATTTAATGGGGCTAATTTACTATTTCAACGCTATGAAAAAAACTCACCCATGAGAGCAAATCGCTATGGTATCTTGGAGCCTAAGTTGAACTGCTCTCAAATATGCCCCTTACCTGAGCTTGATTACGTTCTAATGCCATTAGTGGCATTTGATAAATTTGGTAATCGCCTTGGAATGGGAGGTGGGTTTTACGATAGAACATTGGCACGTTTATACGAACAACACTGGCAACAACCGCAACTTATTGGCCTCGCACATGCGTGCCAACAAGTCGATGAGTTACCGATTGAATCGTGGGATGTACCACTAAAAACGATCATAACACCCGATAAAATCTACTGTTGGTAA
- a CDS encoding pyrimidine/purine nucleoside phosphorylase, producing the protein MPKFDNVSVVKKANVYFDGKVSSRTVLLGNGEAKTLGFMQPGEFEFNTNQKECMELLAGQWDVLLPGESEWKTFNAGESFNVDANVSFHVKVSDFADYCCSYTD; encoded by the coding sequence ATGCCAAAGTTCGATAACGTTAGTGTGGTTAAAAAAGCCAATGTATATTTTGATGGCAAAGTATCAAGCCGAACTGTGCTTTTAGGAAATGGTGAAGCGAAAACCTTGGGTTTTATGCAACCCGGTGAATTTGAGTTTAATACCAACCAAAAAGAGTGCATGGAATTACTTGCAGGGCAGTGGGATGTGTTATTACCAGGTGAAAGCGAGTGGAAAACATTTAATGCGGGTGAGTCATTTAATGTTGATGCTAATGTTAGCTTTCATGTAAAAGTAAGTGATTTTGCAGATTATTGTTGTTCATACACAGATTAA
- the metK gene encoding methionine adenosyltransferase → MAKHLFTSESVSEGHPDKIADQISDAVLDAILEQDSHARVACETYVKTGMVMVGGEITTSAWVDIEEITRKTVREIGYTHSDMGFDADSCAILNTIGKQSPDINQGVDRTSPEEQGAGDQGLMFGYACNETEVLMPAPITYSHRLVQRQAEVRKSGELNWLRPDAKSQVTFAYENGKPVGIDAVVLSTQHSEDVSQNDLVEAVMETIIKPVLPAELITSATKFFINPTGRFVIGGPMGDCGLTGRKIIVDTYGGMARHGGGAFSGKDPSKVDRSAAYAARYVAKNIVAAGLADKCELQVSYAIGVAEPTSISVETFGTGKLEEARLIELIREHFDLRPYGLIQMLDLERPIYLPTAAYGHFGRDEFPWERTDKADALRAAAGL, encoded by the coding sequence ATGGCAAAACATTTATTTACTTCTGAATCTGTTTCTGAAGGTCATCCGGATAAAATCGCCGATCAAATTTCTGATGCGGTACTTGATGCTATCCTAGAGCAAGACTCTCATGCCCGTGTAGCGTGTGAAACTTACGTTAAAACCGGTATGGTTATGGTTGGTGGTGAAATCACTACTAGCGCATGGGTTGATATCGAAGAAATTACACGTAAAACAGTACGTGAAATTGGTTACACACACTCAGATATGGGCTTTGATGCCGATTCGTGTGCAATTTTAAACACTATTGGTAAACAGTCTCCAGACATTAACCAAGGTGTTGACCGTACAAGCCCTGAAGAGCAAGGCGCTGGCGACCAAGGCTTAATGTTTGGTTACGCATGTAACGAAACTGAAGTATTAATGCCTGCTCCAATTACTTATTCTCACCGTTTAGTGCAGCGTCAAGCTGAAGTTCGTAAAAGCGGCGAGCTTAACTGGTTACGTCCAGATGCAAAATCACAAGTTACATTTGCATACGAAAATGGCAAGCCAGTAGGTATTGATGCCGTTGTACTTTCTACTCAGCACAGCGAAGATGTATCGCAAAATGACTTAGTAGAAGCGGTAATGGAAACAATTATTAAGCCAGTACTTCCTGCTGAGCTTATTACTAGCGCAACTAAATTTTTCATTAACCCAACGGGTCGTTTTGTTATTGGTGGCCCAATGGGTGACTGTGGTTTAACTGGTCGTAAAATCATTGTAGATACATACGGTGGCATGGCTCGTCACGGTGGTGGTGCTTTCTCTGGTAAAGATCCATCAAAAGTTGACCGCTCAGCGGCTTATGCTGCACGTTACGTTGCTAAAAACATTGTTGCTGCAGGCCTTGCTGATAAGTGTGAACTTCAAGTGTCTTACGCTATTGGTGTTGCAGAGCCTACTTCTATCAGTGTTGAAACATTTGGCACAGGTAAATTAGAAGAAGCGCGTTTAATTGAACTTATTCGTGAACACTTTGACTTACGCCCTTACGGTCTAATTCAAATGCTTGATCTTGAGCGCCCTATTTATCTTCCAACAGCGGCTTACGGCCACTTTGGTCGTGACGAATTCCCATGGGAACGCACAGATAAAGCAGACGCACTTCGCGCAGCAGCTGGTCTATAA